In Bradyrhizobium barranii subsp. barranii, a single window of DNA contains:
- a CDS encoding DUF736 domain-containing protein: protein MATIGTFTSNGNGGFTGTIKTLNLNVKAKLVRVENPSEKGPHFRIFAGANVELGAAWQKVSNEGRDYLSVKLDDPSFPAPIYATLIEVEGEEGLQLIWSRPNRD from the coding sequence ATGGCTACCATCGGCACCTTTACCTCGAACGGCAACGGCGGCTTTACGGGGACGATCAAGACTCTCAACCTCAACGTCAAGGCCAAGCTGGTCCGCGTCGAGAACCCCTCCGAGAAGGGACCGCACTTCCGCATCTTCGCAGGAGCGAATGTCGAACTCGGCGCTGCCTGGCAGAAGGTCTCCAACGAGGGCCGCGACTACCTCTCGGTCAAGCTGGATGACCCGAGCTTCCCCGCTCCGATCTACGCCACTCTGATCGAGGTTGAGGGCGAGGAAGGCCTGCAGCTGATCTGGTCCCGGCCGAACCGGGACTGA